In Mariluticola halotolerans, one DNA window encodes the following:
- a CDS encoding dipeptide/oligopeptide/nickel ABC transporter permease/ATP-binding protein — MSAPQATATAPKASRRPNAWQLLMNNTLAAIGFYVIALIALAAVLVPILPLPDPDLTNLANRLQPVMTDGHLLGTDHLGRDIFARLIWGTRVSLLVGISASLVAAFFGSAIGLIAGYAGGRTDNIMMRGIDMLMAFPYILLALAIVAVLGPGLMNALYAIAVVNIPFFARNIRGITVGLAHKEFVDAARLSGKGHIAIVLTEILPNVMPIIVITMSTTVGWMILETAGLSFLGLGAQPPQADLGSMLGEGRSLLFNAPVVSLIPGIMVFFIVMSINLLGDGVRDALDPRLRAGALSRPMPVTRIDRNHAPDTSARGKQAALSVENLETSFESSNGLVPAVKGISFSVQKGECLGLIGESGSGKSVTALSLLGLVASPPGVITGGAVAVEGRDMFALSATEISTYRGGKVSYVFQDPLTTLHPLFSIGDQVAEAVRAHQPVSRTEAYKKAIALLETVRIPDAAERASAYPHQLSGGQRQRVGIAMALANDPDIIIADEPTTALDVTVQAEILRLLQALRTERGLALLFITHDFGVVAEVCDRVAVMRHGEIVETGDTKTVLGNPQHPYTKRLIACVPKPGQGRKFLDDLRKLPALDPVEAEA, encoded by the coding sequence ATGAGCGCGCCCCAAGCTACAGCCACAGCCCCTAAAGCATCCCGGCGTCCCAATGCCTGGCAATTGCTGATGAACAACACGCTGGCCGCGATCGGCTTTTATGTAATCGCCCTGATTGCCCTCGCCGCTGTGCTCGTGCCCATTCTGCCCCTCCCCGACCCGGACCTGACCAATCTGGCCAACCGGCTGCAACCGGTGATGACAGATGGGCATCTGCTCGGCACCGATCATCTTGGCCGCGATATTTTTGCCCGGCTGATCTGGGGCACGCGGGTGTCCCTGCTGGTGGGGATTTCCGCTTCGCTGGTCGCCGCATTTTTTGGCTCGGCCATCGGGCTGATCGCCGGTTATGCGGGTGGGCGCACCGACAATATCATGATGCGCGGCATCGATATGCTGATGGCGTTCCCTTACATCCTCCTGGCCCTCGCCATTGTCGCCGTGCTCGGGCCGGGGCTGATGAATGCGCTTTATGCCATAGCCGTGGTCAATATCCCGTTTTTCGCCCGCAATATCCGCGGCATTACCGTGGGGCTGGCGCATAAGGAATTTGTCGATGCGGCAAGGCTTTCGGGCAAGGGGCATATCGCCATTGTGCTCACCGAGATCCTGCCCAATGTCATGCCGATCATTGTGATCACCATGTCGACCACGGTGGGCTGGATGATCCTTGAGACGGCGGGCCTCAGCTTTCTGGGTCTCGGGGCTCAGCCGCCACAGGCGGACCTTGGCTCCATGCTGGGCGAGGGCCGCTCGCTCTTGTTCAACGCGCCGGTGGTCTCGCTTATTCCGGGGATCATGGTGTTCTTCATCGTCATGAGCATCAACCTGCTTGGCGACGGGGTGCGCGATGCACTTGATCCGCGCCTTCGTGCCGGTGCGCTCAGCCGCCCGATGCCCGTGACCCGAATTGACCGCAATCATGCCCCTGACACCAGCGCGCGTGGAAAGCAGGCCGCGCTGTCGGTGGAAAATCTTGAAACCAGCTTCGAGAGCAGCAACGGGCTTGTGCCCGCCGTTAAAGGCATCAGCTTTTCGGTACAAAAAGGCGAATGCCTTGGCCTTATCGGGGAAAGCGGTTCGGGCAAGAGCGTAACCGCCTTGTCGCTTCTCGGTCTCGTCGCCTCCCCACCCGGGGTGATTACCGGCGGGGCCGTCGCCGTTGAGGGGCGCGACATGTTCGCGCTCAGCGCCACCGAGATCAGCACCTATCGCGGCGGCAAGGTCTCGTATGTGTTTCAGGACCCGCTGACGACACTGCACCCCTTGTTCAGCATTGGCGATCAGGTGGCCGAGGCTGTGCGGGCGCATCAGCCGGTCAGCCGCACCGAAGCCTATAAAAAAGCCATCGCCCTATTGGAGACCGTGCGCATACCCGATGCAGCGGAACGGGCCAGCGCCTATCCGCACCAGCTTTCGGGCGGGCAGCGCCAGCGTGTCGGCATTGCCATGGCGCTGGCCAATGACCCCGACATCATTATTGCCGATGAGCCGACTACGGCGCTCGATGTAACGGTGCAGGCCGAAATCCTTCGCCTGTTGCAGGCATTGCGCACCGAGCGCGGGCTCGCGCTGTTGTTCATCACCCATGATTTTGGCGTGGTGGCAGAGGTCTGCGACCGGGTGGCAGTGATGCGTCACGGGGAAATCGTTGAGACCGGCGACACCAAAACCGTGCTCGGCAATCCGCAACACCCCTATACCAAACGGCTGATCGCCTGCGTCCCGAAACCGGGCCAGGGCCGCAAATTCCTTGATGACCTGCGCAAACTGCCCGCGCTCGACCCGGTGGAGGCAGAGGCATGA
- a CDS encoding ATP-binding cassette domain-containing protein codes for MATNAIEVTGLTKTFGGKRTLFGGHSHAVHAVKNVTLALRQGETLAIVGESGSGKSTLARMVVGLEVPTAGQMQIAGQDAAALTREGPRAFGQMIQYVFQDPVSSLNPRKTIGAILETPLRLLKGFNAAQRQARMKELLDAVQMPANTLERYPHEFSGGQSQRIAIARALAAAPKIMVLDEPVSALDVSVQAQVLLLLEDLKAEFDLSYLFISHDLAVVESISDRVAVMYFGEVVEEGPAEALFKAPQHDYTKRLIASAPRLETD; via the coding sequence ATTGCAACCAACGCCATTGAAGTGACCGGCCTGACAAAAACCTTTGGCGGCAAGCGCACGCTTTTTGGTGGTCACTCCCATGCGGTGCACGCGGTGAAAAATGTCACCCTCGCCCTGCGTCAGGGGGAAACGCTGGCCATTGTCGGCGAGAGCGGTTCGGGCAAATCCACACTCGCGCGTATGGTCGTCGGGCTGGAAGTGCCGACCGCCGGGCAGATGCAGATTGCCGGGCAGGACGCCGCCGCGCTGACCCGCGAAGGCCCCCGCGCCTTCGGGCAGATGATTCAATATGTGTTTCAGGATCCGGTCTCCTCGCTTAATCCACGCAAGACCATTGGTGCCATTCTGGAAACCCCTCTCAGATTGCTCAAGGGTTTTAACGCGGCACAACGGCAGGCGCGCATGAAGGAACTGCTCGACGCGGTGCAAATGCCAGCCAATACGCTGGAGCGCTATCCGCATGAATTCTCCGGCGGCCAGTCTCAGCGCATTGCCATCGCCCGCGCGCTCGCCGCTGCGCCCAAAATCATGGTGCTGGATGAACCTGTCTCGGCGCTTGATGTGTCCGTGCAGGCGCAGGTCCTCCTGCTGCTCGAGGATTTGAAGGCTGAATTCGATCTCTCCTATTTGTTCATCAGCCATGATCTGGCGGTGGTGGAGAGCATTTCGGACCGGGTCGCTGTGATGTATTTCGGGGAGGTGGTTGAGGAAGGTCCGGCCGAGGCGCTTTTCAAGGCTCCCCAGCATGACTATACCAAACGTCTTATCGCCAGCGCGCCGCGCCTTGAAACGGACTAA
- a CDS encoding FadR/GntR family transcriptional regulator, with translation MSVSDQVAATASPKTIKPGPRKARKRTDEIAEAVKRTIMEHGLEPGDRLPQEKELIAQYAASKGTVREALKSLEVQGLVRIRTGPGGGAFVERMSEGRAMSLLGNYLFAKTVTIADIYALRKALEPLVAVDAMENIDAAGFTRLEGIISVYAHEPRDAEERWAQRMAELDFHSVVAEYSDNALLSFQCRFLQRLLKDLAVCRDIYRQDQPVMRQRGIAYQRELIAAMREKDGDRVRQIMADHMAHAEQQMLTLEAEVEARFLDEN, from the coding sequence ATGAGTGTTTCCGATCAGGTGGCCGCAACCGCATCGCCCAAGACCATCAAGCCCGGGCCGCGCAAGGCGCGCAAGCGCACGGACGAAATTGCCGAGGCGGTCAAGCGCACGATCATGGAGCACGGGCTGGAACCCGGCGACCGGTTGCCGCAGGAAAAAGAGCTGATCGCCCAATATGCCGCCAGCAAGGGCACGGTGCGCGAGGCGCTTAAATCGCTCGAGGTCCAGGGCCTCGTTCGCATTCGCACCGGCCCCGGTGGCGGTGCCTTTGTCGAGCGCATGTCCGAGGGCCGGGCGATGAGCCTTTTGGGCAATTACCTGTTCGCCAAGACCGTGACGATTGCCGACATCTATGCCTTGCGCAAGGCGCTGGAGCCGCTGGTGGCGGTGGATGCGATGGAGAATATCGACGCGGCCGGATTTACCCGGCTGGAAGGCATTATCAGCGTTTATGCCCACGAACCACGGGATGCAGAAGAACGCTGGGCCCAGCGCATGGCGGAGCTTGATTTCCACTCGGTCGTGGCCGAATATTCCGACAATGCCCTTTTGTCGTTTCAGTGCCGGTTCCTGCAGCGGCTCTTGAAGGATCTGGCGGTCTGCCGCGATATCTACCGGCAGGACCAGCCGGTGATGCGCCAGCGCGGCATTGCCTATCAGCGCGAACTGATCGCGGCGATGCGGGAAAAGGATGGCGACCGTGTACGCCAGATCATGGCCGACCACATGGCCCATGCCGAACAGCAAATGCTGACACTGGAAGCGGAAGTTGAGGCAAGGTTTCTCGACGAGAATTAG
- a CDS encoding MarR family winged helix-turn-helix transcriptional regulator codes for MDDRTKTVLTAMRRILRVTDGNAKALMRETGLSTSQLVLLQLLEGGGEKTAGEIAARIGITQATTTALLNKLVARNLIQRRKGEADRRQVWLSLTPAGHQIVAAAPDGVHERFQQRFAELDDWEQAMLVAALERIATMLGAKDLDAAPIFDATAIDTSIETTEPN; via the coding sequence GTGGACGATCGTACTAAAACAGTTTTGACCGCCATGCGGCGCATTCTCCGGGTCACCGATGGGAACGCCAAGGCGTTGATGCGCGAGACCGGGTTGAGTACCTCGCAGCTCGTGCTGCTGCAATTACTCGAAGGCGGGGGTGAGAAGACGGCCGGCGAAATCGCCGCGCGCATTGGCATCACCCAGGCGACGACGACAGCACTTTTGAACAAGCTGGTCGCCCGCAATCTTATCCAGAGACGGAAAGGTGAAGCCGACCGCCGCCAGGTCTGGTTGTCGCTGACCCCGGCCGGCCATCAGATTGTGGCCGCCGCACCCGATGGCGTGCATGAGCGTTTCCAGCAGCGATTCGCAGAGCTTGATGACTGGGAACAGGCGATGCTTGTGGCAGCCCTTGAACGCATTGCGACAATGCTTGGTGCCAAGGACTTGGATGCCGCGCCGATCTTCGACGCGACAGCGATTGATACCAGTATCGAAACCACTGAACCGAACTAG
- the ectA gene encoding diaminobutyrate acetyltransferase yields MRLETHVSPKPRNTNETLEIRAPRGDEGSAVWQLIKNSGSLDENSVYCNLLQCTHFASTCAVALLDGKVVGWVSGYIPPEEPDVLFIWQVCVSPAARGRGIGKKLIRDVLARDVCADVQRIKSTITDDNDASWALFSSVAAKFDAPLKRQEHFKSDVHFEGAHDTEHLVTIGPFESDDDALKSAA; encoded by the coding sequence ATGCGATTGGAGACACACGTGTCGCCCAAACCCAGAAATACGAATGAGACGCTTGAGATTCGTGCGCCCCGCGGAGACGAAGGTTCCGCCGTTTGGCAGCTGATCAAGAACAGCGGCTCGCTGGATGAGAATTCGGTTTACTGCAACCTGCTGCAATGCACGCATTTCGCGAGCACATGCGCTGTCGCCCTGCTGGACGGCAAGGTCGTGGGCTGGGTTTCGGGCTATATCCCGCCCGAAGAGCCGGACGTATTGTTCATCTGGCAGGTCTGCGTCAGCCCGGCCGCACGCGGACGTGGCATAGGCAAAAAGCTGATCCGCGATGTGCTGGCGCGCGATGTCTGCGCCGATGTACAGCGGATCAAGAGCACGATCACCGATGACAATGACGCCTCATGGGCGCTGTTCAGCTCGGTGGCGGCCAAGTTTGATGCGCCGCTGAAGCGGCAGGAACATTTCAAGAGTGATGTGCATTTTGAAGGCGCACACGACACCGAACATCTGGTCACCATCGGACCGTTCGAGAGCGACGATGACGCATTGAAGTCCGCCGCCTGA
- the ectB gene encoding diaminobutyrate--2-oxoglutarate transaminase, with product MPQTYKPTETIADIKTFDRVESQVRSYSRAFPRMFNTAKGATIHDAEGNSYTDFLAGCSTLNYGHNDPDMKQALIDYITQDGVAHGLDMFTDAKAKFLESFNELILKPRNMDYRLQFTGPTGANAVEAALKLARKVTGRHKIIAFTNGFHGVTLGALAATGNGHHRGGASTPLNGVDRAAYDQYFGPGVDTAAQLETMLADPSSGYDKPAAIIVEPVQGEGGLNAASAEWLRKIEKIAHDNGALFIIDDIQAGCGRTGSFFSFEEMGLSPDIITMAKSLSGMGLPFALTLMKPEHDIWSPAEHNGTFRGNNHAFVTARVALEKFWRDDTFAKEIQKKGAYLKDRLEAIAEQHDFRVKGRGMMLGIETDSGETAAAICKACFKQNLIIETSGSHDEIVKVLAPLTIEMAQFAAGLDVMEDAFGEVLNNESARAAAE from the coding sequence ATGCCGCAGACATACAAGCCGACAGAAACGATAGCGGACATCAAGACATTCGACCGGGTTGAAAGCCAGGTGCGTTCTTATTCGCGCGCTTTTCCCCGGATGTTCAACACGGCCAAAGGCGCGACGATCCACGACGCTGAAGGCAATAGCTACACCGATTTTCTCGCAGGCTGTTCCACGCTCAATTACGGTCACAATGACCCGGACATGAAGCAGGCCCTGATCGATTATATCACCCAAGATGGCGTGGCCCATGGCCTCGACATGTTCACCGATGCCAAGGCGAAATTTCTGGAAAGCTTCAACGAGCTGATCCTGAAGCCGCGCAATATGGATTACCGTTTGCAGTTCACCGGCCCCACCGGTGCCAATGCCGTGGAAGCGGCGCTGAAGCTGGCCCGAAAGGTGACCGGCCGGCACAAGATCATCGCGTTCACCAATGGCTTTCATGGTGTCACGCTGGGCGCCCTGGCGGCCACGGGCAATGGCCATCATCGTGGTGGCGCGTCCACACCGCTCAACGGCGTCGACCGGGCAGCCTATGACCAGTATTTTGGCCCCGGCGTCGATACGGCAGCCCAGCTTGAAACCATGCTGGCCGACCCCTCCAGCGGCTATGACAAACCGGCGGCGATCATTGTCGAGCCGGTGCAGGGCGAAGGCGGCTTGAACGCGGCTTCTGCTGAATGGCTGCGCAAGATCGAAAAGATTGCGCACGACAATGGGGCGCTGTTCATCATTGATGACATTCAGGCCGGTTGCGGGCGCACAGGGTCATTTTTCTCCTTCGAGGAAATGGGGCTGTCACCTGACATCATCACCATGGCGAAATCGCTTTCGGGCATGGGCCTGCCCTTTGCGCTGACGCTGATGAAGCCTGAGCATGATATCTGGAGCCCGGCTGAACATAACGGCACGTTCCGTGGCAATAACCACGCCTTTGTCACCGCCCGTGTGGCTCTGGAGAAATTCTGGCGCGACGATACGTTTGCCAAGGAGATCCAGAAAAAGGGTGCCTATTTGAAGGACCGGCTGGAAGCGATTGCCGAGCAGCATGATTTCCGGGTCAAGGGACGCGGCATGATGCTGGGGATCGAAACCGATTCCGGCGAAACGGCCGCGGCGATCTGCAAGGCCTGCTTCAAGCAAAACCTGATTATCGAAACCTCCGGCAGCCATGACGAAATCGTCAAGGTTCTCGCCCCCCTGACCATTGAAATGGCGCAGTTCGCGGCCGGGCTGGACGTGATGGAAGATGCCTTTGGCGAGGTATTGAACAACGAGAGCGCCCGCGCGGCTGCCGAATAG